The Anopheles moucheti chromosome 3, idAnoMoucSN_F20_07, whole genome shotgun sequence genome contains the following window.
GTACATTGACATATCTATTTACTATTTGGGAAAAATGatcacaattttaaaatttttgaaacaaaaaaaagaactggtttcgatattttgttttgtagctTAGAATTTTCTGTTCAATTTCataggaaaaaatatttttccatgaGAGAACAAACGTCATTTTATCTCAACATCAAAGGAGTCTGCGCCTTGACAACGGTGAAGTTTGCCCACTATTATTTGAGACATCTGTCATCTGACATCTGACATAAGAATTGAGTTTGTGAGCCTATTTCATTGTATGAAGCCTCCTGTCGTAGGAAATTCTTAAagagaatgagttttctttcctttatcTGGATAGTTTCTGTAATTCTCCAATTAACTGCCGGAGAGACAGAACATCATCTCAGCTCAATATTTCTTGCAGGTACGTACAACAACTATTGTCAGCTGGAATGTCCCGGTGCACCGCAACACACACTTTGCGAAAGCGTAAGTCCTATTACTTTGTTCTTGTAATCTTCAAGCTTAACTTATTTTCCAACATTAAATTTTAGCCATCTGCTACAAAATCATTGGAACAGTGTGAAAACTTCCAGCAATTGCTCGGAAGTCCTGAGCTGTGGACGAACCTTCTGAACGCACACAATGGCGTCCGCAATCGGTATGCGATGCGTCGCTCGATAACCAACATGAAGAAGCTCGTGTGGGATGACGAACTGGCCCGCATGGCTCGGTTACATCTTGCTTCCTGTCAACGGTACCAGCACGACCCCTGCACGCTTCTCAGCAATCCAAACGTCTACAGCCGGGACTATCGAAATGTGCGTCAGAGCAAAGCGTTCGTGATCGAGCGCTACCTGCCAAAGTACTACGCCATCGATGTCCTACGCAGGTGGTACCTGCAGAAGGATGAGACACCGCCCCCGAAGGTGACGGGCGCCCATCAGCTGCAGCAAGTGGCGCTGAACAATTTCACCCTATTAACCTGGGCCGGTCTCGAGCGGGTGGGTTGCGCCGCGGCCAAGTACCGCGATGGATTCCAGCTGGTGTGCAACTACTTTCCCTTCTACTCGCTGGCCGAACCGAGCGCCGAGCTGGGCCGACCGGCAACCCGCTGCCCACGAACATTCCCTCTGCGCAGCAAAATCTTTGACGGACTGTGCACGTTCGAGATGGACGGTGGCATGCGTTGGAAGCCGTCGAGCCTGGTCTGGCTACCGTTAAGCTTGCTCTGTCTGCGGCGAATGGGGGCTGGTGGGTTAGGCCTCTAGTGCAGATACTTACGGGTACCGGCAGGTGGTTCAAGTTGGCGTTTAGAGGAGCAAGATCGTCGG
Protein-coding sequences here:
- the LOC128301304 gene encoding venom allergen 5-like, giving the protein MSFLSFIWIVSVILQLTAGETEHHLSSIFLAGTYNNYCQLECPGAPQHTLCESPSATKSLEQCENFQQLLGSPELWTNLLNAHNGVRNRYAMRRSITNMKKLVWDDELARMARLHLASCQRYQHDPCTLLSNPNVYSRDYRNVRQSKAFVIERYLPKYYAIDVLRRWYLQKDETPPPKVTGAHQLQQVALNNFTLLTWAGLERVGCAAAKYRDGFQLVCNYFPFYSLAEPSAELGRPATRCPRTFPLRSKIFDGLCTFEMDGGMRWKPSSLVWLPLSLLCLRRMGAGGLGL